The DNA segment GCAGAGAAGCTAGAAATGGACTTGGCCCGGGAAAGAGGGTGGAAAGGAAAGTTCAGGAGGAGAGGCAGAGTAATTAGGCCTGGTGCAAACCGCATAGATGGAAAATGCCCTTTAACCCCACTAGAGGTATCACCAAAAAGCTCCCCCGCCTCCcaaagatttcttaaaatctcAAATCCAGTGTATCTATCAGAATTTGACCCTAGGGATAAAACACGTTATGTAACAGACACATTTTGGTAATATCACTCTGTAGGTCGGAATGATGCTTAGGGGCATGGGTTTTAACAATAGCACCTTGGTTTATGTTGCTGCGGGAAACATTTACAAAGCTGACAAATATATGGCTCCTCTTAGGC comes from the Camelina sativa cultivar DH55 unplaced genomic scaffold, Cs unpScaffold04257, whole genome shotgun sequence genome and includes:
- the LOC104774645 gene encoding uncharacterized protein At1g04910-like, with the translated sequence MDLARERGWKGKFRRRGRVIRPGANRIDGKCPLTPLEVGMMLRGMGFNNSTLVYVAAGNIYKADKYMAPLRQMFPLLQTKDTLASPEELAPFKVNQTPIYLLSRT